Sequence from the Deltaproteobacteria bacterium genome:
CTGGCCGAGGAGCCGAGACCCGACGGCATCTCGCTCCTGGGCTTCGTCATCTTCTGGCTGGTGCACGACGAGCTGCACATCCTGAACGTCGCCATCGACCCGCCCCAGCGACGCCGCGGGGTCGCGCGCGCGCTCCTGCACGAGGTGCTGCAGCGTGGGCAAGCACACGGCGCCGTGCTCGCCACGCTCGAGGTGCGCAAGAGCAATGTGGCCGCGCTCGCGCTGTATTCGGGACTCGGGTTCCGATCGGTCGGCGTCAGGCCGAACTATTACGTCGATGAGGGCGAGGACGCGGTGGTCATGCTGCGGGATCTCTAGGGTCGATCTGTCGCCTCCCACATCCTCACTTCTACCTCGATCCTTCCAGATTGGTTTGTGGGAGGTGGTCGGCGCTGGGAAGCGCCTCCCACATCCTCACTTCCACCTCGATCCTTCCTGCTTGGGGCCTGAGCCCTTGTGGGAATCGATCCTCCAGCTTGGAGCCTGAGCTTTTGTGGGAGGTGCTCGGTCGGCGCTAGGAAGGAAGCGCCTCCCACATCCTCACTTCCACCTCGATCCTTCCTGCTTGGTACGAACGACGGCCGTCAATCTCAGCGATGGTCGATATCGACCCCACGTCCGAATCAGCGGGACCCCGGAGTACCTCGGCGTCGGGTTCCGCGAGGGCGCGGCCTCGCTCAGACCAGGTGAGTCCGGACCAGCCCTGATGGTTGCTCTGTACCCGCAGGTCGACTACTCGGGCCTCACCGCGGGGGTCGAGTTCGAGCTGCTGGAAGGACCGCACGTGGTTGGGACAGGCCGCGTGTTGTGCGGCGTTGCCGTGAAGGGCGTTGCGATGACCGAACACGAGCGCTCGACAATTCGGTCTTCAATTCATTCGGACCACAGGCCGGGCAGTCAGGTCCTTCTGGAACTCGAAAGAATTGGCGAGCCGGCGTTCGATGAGATTTCCCGCGCAATCCGCGAAGCGGGGCTTCGGCCGCTGGAACAGATACGTGCGCTTCGAATGTTGGCCCTCCTCACCCGACAGGCTTGCCAATCGCGCCGACGTGACCTGCTCGACCTTGCTCTATCTCAAATGCAATCCACGGATATTCGCGTTCGCTCGGCCGCTGCGAACATGGCAATCGGAGTTACTTCAATCTTCAGGACGCTGTTGCCACCCCTGAGGGAATCGGTGAAGCCCTGACAGGATTGCCCCTCATCGGCCCGTCATCCGAAGCGAGGGAGGATCCCGTGGTGAATCGAGCCCTGCTTCTCTGCACCTCTGTGCTTGCACTCGTGGCGTGCTCGGGCGGCGGCACCGGAAGCGGCTCGACCGCCGGGAGCTCTGGCGGGAGCTCGGGCACGGCGCACGGCAGCACCACGACGGGCGGCTCGAGCGGTGGCTCCACGAGCGGAACGTCCGCCGGCAGCGCCACCGTGACCGGAACGATCCTCGGGGCCTCGTTCACACCCCAGGACGCCATCTCCGAGGTCAGCAGCAGCTCGACCTTCGTGGTGCTCACCAGCTACAGCGGCGTCTGCGCCCTGGCCATGGCCGACCCCAACGCGAGCAAGGCCAACTCCTCGACCTTGGTCTTCGACTTCTCCGGTGGAGCCACGGCGCGGGCCTTCAGCGCGCCGAACGACGTGGACGCCCAGTTCGCCAACTTCGATGCCACGTGCGGCAGCCCCAGCGGCGAGTCGGCGTCGGGAGGGACGGTGACCGTCACCCGGGCCGACGCCACGGGAATCGACGGGACCTTCGACCTCTTCATGGACAGCGCCACCACCGGCCACATCACGGGGACGTTCTCGGCGCCGACCTGCGCGGCCCCCGCTTCGGACGGCGGCTTCAGTTGCCGGTAGCGGTCCGCCGGGCGCTCTCAATCTCACATCCCGCTAGTCTAGGCCGAGGTCGCGGCCAGAATTCCGTCCGAGGCGCACATGGCAGACACGAGGACACCAGGAGGGCATCCGGCTGGAGGAAGCCCGAGGGCCTGCAACTTCTGCGGCAAGCCGCGGAGCGCCGTGGCCTGCCTGGTGTCCGGGCCGACGGTGGCCATCTGCGACGAGTGCGTCGGGCTGTGCAACGACATCATCGCCGAGGAAATCGACCGCGAAGACCAGCGGGCTGCGCCGAAAGCACGCGCGTTGGCACCGCTCCGACAGGCATTGCCGGTCCTCGAATCGCTGGGTGTTCCGGCTGGCCTGCTTGCGGAGCTCAGAGACACCCTCTCGGCGGTGGAACAATCTGAACCGCCCAGCACGGCGGGGGCGTCTTGAGACGCAAGCTCGAGAACCTGTGCTGCTCGTTCTGCG
This genomic interval carries:
- the rimI gene encoding ribosomal protein S18-alanine N-acetyltransferase, with translation MVAADLDEVMRVERLAFAHPWSTDLFKRELEHDWSTVLLAEEPRPDGISLLGFVIFWLVHDELHILNVAIDPPQRRRGVARALLHEVLQRGQAHGAVLATLEVRKSNVAALALYSGLGFRSVGVRPNYYVDEGEDAVVMLRDL